AAGTAAGCCGATGAACGCGCCTAAAACGGATTTCCAATGTCCCTTGAGGAAGGCGAAGGCATCCCCGACCGAAAAGAAGATATCTCCACGGAGTTGCTCGATGGTAATTTTAGAAGCCACCGTGCTTGCGAAGAAAAAGATGCACGCGAAACTGACCATCCCGACCCACATTGCGATTTCAGTTGTCTGCGTAAGTCCCGCGTCACTGAAGGGAGGTAGGGGTAGGAGCGCATACGTGTTCCAAAAGTCCTGCACGGCAGTGCCACCTACAACGACGAGGCTGAGATACACCAAGGTTTGGTAAATTAGATACGCGAGCACGAGTCCGATGAGATGAACTGCGATCTTTCGTCCACTGAATCCGTAACGGATCACTCGGAAAATATCCCTGAAATCGAAGGTGCACTTTTCCATGAAGAGTTCTTCTGCTTTTTTGCGTGTTGTTGTATTTAATAATACTACAATTTAGGGGATTTTGTCAAGTGTTTATTTGGGTGTCAGCGGTCAGCAATCAGCGGTCAGCAAGAGTCGGGAATCGGAGTTCCTCCTACCATGAGCGCAATCGGTGAGCAGACAAGAATGTGCGATGAAGCACACAACTACGAACAGACGCAAACTGGAAAGTTTGCGGTACATATGAGCAAGAGTCGGGAATTGGAGTTCCCTCCTACCGTTGGCGGTCAGTAGAGACGACCTCAGCGGTGACGGGGAGGGTTAGTGTTCGTTGGTTTGGGAAGTGAAGGGTGAGTAGCGATGCAAAGGTGCCTCTGTCTTTCAAGGGACCGAGTTGGACGCTAATGAGAACCGTATCTGTCTCCAGAGTGGGTGTTAGCTCCCATGTGAGTGCCTGATGTCCCGAGGGTAGAAGGCGGATGTCCGACCTGTTGAGTGGAGCGTTCACAGTGAGTTCGATGGTCTTTTGATGCACCGTTTCGGGACGGATGTTCCCAAACTCGCAAACGTTCGGCGTGAGGGTCGCAAACCGTTTCGCGGCGGCGATAAGTGTCAGGTGGACAATCGGGGTTTTGGGGCTGTCTGTGAAGAGAGTGGCGGTTGCTGCAGTCTCGTCATCGGGCAGAAGTTCTGGAGTGAGGACTATATGGAACGTGGCTTCTGTATCGGGTTGGATGCGCTCCGGACCTGTGATTTCGGCATAACTGCACCCCGTGTGAACGCTTTGGATGTGGAGTGGAGACTTGCCGACGTTTCGCGCTGTTAGGGATCGCGTTACAGGTCCTTCCCATTCCGGGAGCGTTCCGAAGCGAATCTGTTGCGGGGTCAGGACGAGTTCAGCTGCGGGTCTTTGCCGATTGTTGA
The sequence above is drawn from the Candidatus Poribacteria bacterium genome and encodes:
- a CDS encoding DUF1573 domain-containing protein, with product MSKRTLLTTIVIPVLLISGLIVFLINNRQRPAAELVLTPQQIRFGTLPEWEGPVTRSLTARNVGKSPLHIQSVHTGCSYAEITGPERIQPDTEATFHIVLTPELLPDDETAATATLFTDSPKTPIVHLTLIAAAKRFATLTPNVCEFGNIRPETVHQKTIELTVNAPLNRSDIRLLPSGHQALTWELTPTLETDTVLISVQLGPLKDRGTFASLLTLHFPNQRTLTLPVTAEVVSTDRQR